One segment of Gilliamella sp. ESL0441 DNA contains the following:
- a CDS encoding phage protein, which yields MSNKSFSLEDAVLTIDGYEITGYENAQDSISIAPIGDDGDITYGINGEGVFVNTCNRGATVTIKTLQHTETNEVLNQLRQEQINNPTKATSKLIAYKDLRNGDEFLLTGCWFTTPPTIARGTAHNGLTWTLKATKAEFNIKGGL from the coding sequence ATGTCTAATAAATCTTTTTCTTTAGAAGATGCTGTCTTAACAATTGATGGCTATGAAATTACTGGTTATGAAAATGCTCAAGATTCTATAAGTATTGCTCCAATAGGTGATGATGGAGATATCACTTATGGTATTAATGGTGAAGGCGTATTTGTTAATACTTGTAATAGAGGTGCTACTGTTACAATTAAAACATTACAACACACTGAAACTAACGAAGTATTAAATCAATTACGACAAGAGCAAATTAATAATCCAACTAAAGCGACTAGTAAATTAATTGCCTATAAAGATTTACGTAATGGCGATGAGTTTTTATTAACCGGATGTTGGTTTACTACGCCGCCGACAATTGCTCGAGGTACAGCACACAATGGTTTAACATGGACACTTAAAGCAACGAAGGCTGAATTTAACATCAAAGGTGGTCTATAA
- a CDS encoding tyrosine-type recombinase/integrase, with protein sequence MFFLSKLFKSTKSQTVNNWLDEYIKILAERKLKPKTIEIKTYLIKVIRQQIGVKPLTQITPPDISKIIKIYTDQDKAPSAKCMYHLLKDVFREAYAQGWNDRNPAEPIKCPKVTVKRSRMTLNEFRKILNEADKMGNKTLHDAMMLAIVTGQRRSDIATMKKSNIKRNYLLIEQYKTGAKIALPVKLKCKKLNISLQDIIESTKNNYLLSNNNKQIKLDTITRQFARLRDKVFKKNYWTGTPTTFHEIRSLAERLYREQRVDTMTLLGHKSQQMTDRYNDNRGREYKKLRINKSSYL encoded by the coding sequence ATGTTTTTTCTATCTAAACTATTTAAATCAACAAAATCTCAAACTGTAAATAATTGGCTAGATGAATATATTAAAATTCTTGCTGAACGCAAGTTAAAACCAAAAACAATCGAAATTAAAACGTATTTAATAAAAGTCATCCGCCAGCAAATTGGTGTTAAACCACTCACGCAAATAACCCCTCCTGATATTTCTAAAATCATTAAAATATACACCGATCAAGATAAAGCCCCGTCAGCAAAATGTATGTATCACCTTCTTAAAGATGTTTTCAGGGAGGCATATGCTCAAGGTTGGAATGACAGAAATCCTGCTGAACCAATTAAATGCCCTAAAGTTACGGTAAAACGATCTCGAATGACATTAAATGAGTTTAGAAAAATATTAAATGAAGCTGACAAAATGGGAAATAAAACATTACATGATGCAATGATGTTAGCCATAGTAACGGGTCAACGTCGTTCCGATATCGCAACTATGAAAAAATCTAACATTAAACGTAATTACTTATTAATTGAACAATATAAAACAGGAGCGAAAATAGCATTACCTGTTAAATTGAAATGTAAAAAACTTAATATTAGTTTACAAGATATCATTGAATCGACTAAAAACAATTATTTGCTAAGCAATAATAACAAACAAATAAAGTTAGATACAATAACAAGACAATTTGCACGCTTACGTGATAAAGTTTTTAAAAAAAATTATTGGACAGGTACACCTACCACATTTCATGAAATAAGATCATTAGCAGAACGTTTATACCGAGAGCAACGAGTCGATACAATGACTTTATTAGGACATAAATCTCAACAGATGACAGATAGATATAATGACAATAGAGGGAGGGAATATAAAAAACTAAGAATTAATAAATCATCCTATTTATGA
- a CDS encoding phage tail assembly chaperone — MENKDYTLDDVVYVFKQADFYKANKYLKKLTALLKGCFSLGDDKSGLDIGQLASNIGTEQFEEIERFILDYVTATDEAGKKVLFQNPREVSEFFNAHRSHYYQIIIEGLKFHFLGFLPSGLLSNVNTLSLEEIAKKAM; from the coding sequence ATGGAAAACAAAGATTATACATTAGACGATGTTGTTTATGTCTTTAAACAGGCAGATTTTTACAAAGCCAATAAATATCTCAAAAAATTAACAGCCCTTTTAAAGGGCTGTTTTTCGTTGGGGGATGATAAATCAGGGCTTGATATTGGTCAATTGGCTTCTAACATTGGCACTGAACAGTTTGAGGAAATTGAACGATTCATTCTTGATTATGTTACTGCTACTGATGAAGCAGGTAAGAAGGTACTATTCCAAAATCCTAGAGAGGTTAGTGAATTTTTCAATGCTCACAGAAGCCATTATTATCAAATCATCATTGAGGGATTAAAATTCCATTTTTTGGGTTTTTTACCAAGTGGCCTGTTATCCAATGTAAATACGCTCAGCTTGGAGGAGATAGCCAAGAAAGCGATGTAG
- a CDS encoding lysis system i-spanin subunit Rz, with amino-acid sequence MNKFTLLPKILPYCCIFITFFALYFAYRCWKDEQIAITKTLTLEAQFKAYQQNNNAIKQIESTIIETIKDEQAKTENLRDNVDNGLVELRVKVAAIERNSATSSDVAEQALRLAKSSQQDYYRLTNAIGYNRAIIEGWQQYYCQEIAPKNNTQFMCKE; translated from the coding sequence ATGAACAAGTTTACGTTACTCCCTAAAATATTACCGTATTGTTGTATTTTTATCACTTTTTTTGCGCTCTATTTTGCGTATCGCTGTTGGAAGGATGAACAAATAGCTATCACTAAAACCCTTACGTTAGAAGCGCAATTTAAAGCATATCAACAAAATAATAATGCCATTAAACAAATTGAGTCAACTATCATTGAGACAATAAAAGATGAACAGGCTAAAACAGAGAATTTACGTGATAATGTGGATAATGGTCTTGTCGAGTTGCGCGTCAAAGTTGCCGCCATCGAGCGAAATAGTGCCACCTCCAGCGATGTTGCTGAGCAAGCCTTACGACTTGCAAAGTCTTCTCAACAAGATTATTACCGTCTCACCAACGCAATCGGCTATAACCGAGCCATAATTGAAGGTTGGCAGCAATATTATTGTCAGGAGATTGCACCCAAGAACAATACGCAATTTATGTGCAAAGAATAA
- a CDS encoding DUF3383 domain-containing protein, producing the protein MSLPLSQVVDATLQQSPRGAQKRDLSVVAIFTKDMCEEFSNKDARYVVVSDATTVANLFGTDSDAYKAAVALFSAQPKPKTALIAKYMQEGVTTKALSSKINGSALAVSYIQFKNIKDGYFSFYFGDAKHQITDLDFSNVSSMNDVATVINTKLKDSGVSVIYDSVGNRFILAAQKEGKGDNFGYVFDSQSEGSYIGNLCNLIDGKASLIKGEDATTYSKESPAEALTALQNQYQNWYGVYFANTITDSELVEAHDWVVAQGVENAKVLAYTETRVKNIEYSDDNVLKTLSKRNSGRLMVQYNNKGNNHAAAELMGIALTTVWTGVNTAKTVKFKQEASVTSDDKITVNEAMKCRRLGINFYTDYAGVNMLAEGVMIGGTFIDETTGLDAFVNAIQVQAFNALQGEPTKIPQTDKGQQRLISKLKIIGEQFVNNGFLGLGKWSLGDIGELKSGDTMNGYYFYSDSFDMQDTADREARKMMPINCALKLAGAGHSVDIIVQFNR; encoded by the coding sequence ATGAGTTTACCATTAAGTCAAGTCGTAGATGCAACGCTACAACAATCGCCAAGAGGGGCACAAAAACGAGACCTAAGCGTTGTGGCTATTTTTACAAAAGATATGTGTGAAGAGTTTAGCAATAAAGATGCGCGCTATGTTGTTGTTTCTGATGCAACGACAGTCGCAAATTTATTTGGCACTGATTCTGATGCATATAAAGCTGCAGTTGCTTTATTTTCTGCTCAGCCAAAACCAAAAACGGCATTGATTGCTAAATATATGCAAGAAGGCGTTACAACTAAAGCGTTGAGTTCAAAAATTAATGGCTCTGCCTTAGCTGTCAGCTATATTCAATTTAAGAATATTAAAGATGGTTATTTTTCTTTTTATTTTGGTGATGCTAAACATCAAATTACTGATCTGGATTTTAGTAATGTATCAAGTATGAATGATGTTGCAACAGTCATCAATACTAAATTAAAAGATAGTGGAGTTTCAGTTATTTATGATTCTGTTGGTAATAGATTTATTTTAGCTGCTCAAAAAGAAGGTAAGGGCGACAATTTTGGATATGTGTTTGATTCTCAATCAGAAGGCTCTTATATCGGTAATCTTTGTAATTTAATTGATGGTAAAGCATCATTAATTAAAGGAGAGGATGCGACAACTTATAGTAAAGAGTCGCCTGCAGAAGCATTAACTGCATTACAAAATCAATATCAAAATTGGTATGGTGTTTACTTTGCAAATACGATTACTGATAGTGAACTAGTTGAGGCTCATGATTGGGTTGTTGCACAAGGCGTTGAAAATGCCAAAGTATTAGCTTATACCGAAACTCGTGTTAAAAATATTGAATACAGTGATGATAATGTTCTTAAAACATTGTCAAAACGTAATAGTGGTCGTTTGATGGTTCAATATAATAACAAAGGAAATAATCATGCTGCTGCTGAACTTATGGGTATTGCGTTAACTACCGTTTGGACTGGTGTTAATACTGCTAAAACAGTTAAGTTTAAACAAGAGGCTAGTGTTACTTCAGATGACAAAATCACTGTCAATGAAGCAATGAAATGCCGTCGCTTAGGTATCAATTTCTATACTGATTATGCTGGTGTCAATATGCTTGCAGAAGGTGTAATGATTGGTGGAACATTTATTGATGAAACAACTGGTTTAGATGCGTTTGTTAATGCTATTCAAGTCCAAGCCTTTAATGCTTTACAAGGTGAACCAACAAAGATACCTCAAACCGATAAAGGTCAACAACGTTTAATTAGTAAGTTAAAAATCATTGGTGAACAATTTGTCAATAACGGATTTCTTGGACTTGGTAAATGGTCGCTTGGTGATATTGGTGAGTTAAAATCTGGAGATACCATGAATGGATATTATTTCTATTCTGATTCTTTTGATATGCAAGACACGGCTGATCGTGAGGCGCGCAAAATGATGCCAATCAACTGCGCATTAAAACTTGCTGGTGCAGGTCACAGCGTTGATATTATTGTTCAATTTAATCGATAA
- a CDS encoding DUF2612 domain-containing protein codes for MAREDFLIWQYRTKPKALGTIKAIFKETENTFQNVIQIGDILSINDATGYALDLVGRHVGVSRVLPTAIAREYFGFLSDKTALAFGDGEFYRYGNALLSSVVLNDNDYRFFIKAKITKNYQTGKISNIVESIKFVIGNDGNVVDLQNMSMNILVNSDYLNSLTLYAISRMDILVRPIGVMYRFLVLSNNQPFGFAADDQSSAFNFGKFVRLQDIGTIQ; via the coding sequence ATGGCTAGAGAAGACTTTTTAATTTGGCAATATCGAACAAAACCCAAAGCATTAGGTACAATTAAAGCCATTTTCAAAGAAACAGAAAATACCTTTCAAAATGTGATTCAAATTGGCGATATTCTAAGTATCAATGATGCAACTGGTTATGCACTAGATCTTGTCGGTCGCCATGTTGGGGTATCTAGAGTATTGCCAACCGCTATTGCCAGAGAATATTTTGGTTTTTTGTCTGATAAAACTGCGTTAGCTTTCGGTGATGGTGAGTTTTACCGATATGGTAACGCATTATTATCTTCAGTTGTGTTAAATGATAATGACTACCGTTTTTTCATAAAAGCTAAAATTACTAAAAATTATCAAACAGGAAAAATATCAAATATTGTCGAATCCATTAAATTTGTGATTGGTAATGATGGTAATGTAGTTGATTTACAAAATATGTCTATGAATATTCTTGTAAACAGTGATTATCTCAACTCCTTAACTTTATATGCAATCAGTAGAATGGACATATTAGTCCGTCCTATTGGCGTTATGTACCGTTTTCTTGTGTTATCTAATAACCAACCATTCGGATTTGCTGCTGATGATCAATCATCTGCATTTAATTTTGGAAAATTTGTTCGACTTCAAGACATAGGAACTATTCAATGA
- a CDS encoding D-Ala-D-Ala carboxypeptidase family metallohydrolase: MKLTEHFKLEEFTYSLTASRLKIDNSVPAELMPNVQLTAIKLEFVRKALGHPVIITSGYRCPALNARVGGAANSAHTKGLAVDFRSPFGTPKQICQRLIDAGVVFDKLIQEHNQWVHIGFSPTKNRQIVLTAVKNGGKTVYLNGLM; encoded by the coding sequence ATGAAATTGACTGAACACTTCAAACTGGAAGAGTTTACTTATTCACTGACCGCCAGTCGACTAAAAATAGACAATTCCGTACCGGCTGAGCTGATGCCTAATGTTCAACTGACCGCGATTAAGCTTGAATTTGTTAGAAAAGCGTTAGGACATCCGGTAATCATAACCTCAGGCTATCGTTGTCCGGCATTAAATGCCCGGGTCGGTGGTGCGGCAAATAGTGCACATACAAAGGGTTTAGCGGTTGACTTTCGTTCTCCATTTGGTACCCCGAAACAAATTTGTCAACGCTTAATTGATGCCGGTGTGGTATTTGATAAGCTTATCCAAGAGCATAATCAATGGGTGCATATCGGATTTAGTCCAACCAAAAACCGTCAAATAGTACTCACTGCAGTTAAAAATGGCGGTAAAACAGTGTATTTAAATGGTTTGATGTGA
- a CDS encoding baseplate J/gp47 family protein, whose translation MLQITDKGITIDDIDIIQNRLVKAFKSIYGENVNLDSDTPDGQLLGLFSQELTNIHQAVSFIVQMLDPYQATGQWLEQRAMYAGITRINASYSYIDEVIFSGTPNTSIPQNAIYIDKNKNKWQLMHSITLNELGSARAKFQSLELGHYNVNAFETFTPSTVIIGVDNVTANTSSYGGVDQETDSQLLKRFMLSHSINNYDDRQGITAALKNIVGVKKCKVYENFTNQNDEKAVPPHSFNAVVLGGSDEKIAEVITKKKIGGCGLHGEIETFYKLDGILRKVYFDRPKKIDINVSMTLGRYQTFNDINVNEIKRNLRELEFDIGENIYASRIISNINLVDGFYIKELTVNGSNIANIGYRDYAEITNVEVLIDG comes from the coding sequence ATGTTACAGATAACAGATAAAGGAATTACTATTGATGATATTGATATCATCCAAAATCGTTTAGTAAAAGCATTTAAATCGATTTATGGTGAAAATGTTAATTTAGATAGTGATACGCCAGATGGACAATTACTGGGGTTATTTTCTCAAGAATTAACGAATATTCATCAAGCAGTATCATTTATTGTTCAAATGCTAGATCCTTATCAAGCGACGGGTCAATGGCTAGAACAACGTGCTATGTATGCCGGTATAACTAGAATTAATGCTTCATATTCATATATTGATGAGGTGATATTCAGTGGAACACCAAATACTAGCATACCTCAAAATGCAATATATATTGATAAAAATAAGAACAAATGGCAATTAATGCATTCTATCACCCTCAATGAATTAGGGAGTGCTCGAGCCAAGTTTCAATCATTAGAACTGGGTCATTATAATGTTAATGCCTTTGAAACATTTACACCTAGTACCGTTATTATTGGTGTTGATAATGTCACAGCTAACACTTCAAGTTATGGTGGCGTTGATCAAGAAACTGATAGTCAACTTCTAAAGCGGTTTATGCTTTCTCATTCAATTAATAATTATGATGATCGCCAAGGTATTACAGCTGCCTTGAAAAATATTGTTGGTGTTAAAAAATGTAAGGTATATGAAAACTTTACCAATCAAAACGATGAAAAAGCGGTTCCTCCACACTCATTTAATGCTGTTGTTTTAGGCGGCTCAGATGAAAAAATAGCTGAGGTTATCACTAAGAAGAAAATCGGTGGATGTGGTTTACATGGCGAGATTGAAACTTTTTATAAGTTAGACGGAATTTTACGAAAAGTCTATTTTGATAGACCTAAAAAAATTGACATTAACGTATCAATGACATTAGGACGTTATCAAACGTTTAATGATATAAATGTTAATGAAATTAAAAGAAATTTGAGAGAGTTAGAATTTGATATTGGTGAAAATATTTATGCTTCACGGATTATATCTAACATTAATCTCGTCGACGGATTCTATATAAAAGAACTGACAGTAAACGGATCTAACATTGCTAACATTGGTTATCGTGACTATGCAGAAATAACAAATGTTGAGGTCTTGATCGATGGCTAG
- a CDS encoding phage baseplate protein: MFQSILNKSSTNNGLIVSNNFIFSLDINTSEQHTSKLKLTENPIESGANIADHAVLDPKEISINGLIVGYEINNVSVDSTVESNFNDYPLPMPLNIFSGQAQCMVNRFASHFESEAKIQNPVVADFLPEYQSPQLNSLSSDRIADAYEKLLAIQRSGEPVILQTNAKLYKNMVLTSVGLTQKKETYGEFVLTFREIFIVETKIATIINKPVAKKNLGKTQPQKPKEEKSILYRFFRWLFS; encoded by the coding sequence ATGTTTCAATCTATATTAAATAAATCATCAACAAACAATGGGTTGATTGTTAGTAATAATTTTATATTCAGTTTAGATATTAATACCTCTGAACAGCATACATCTAAATTAAAACTAACTGAAAATCCAATTGAAAGTGGGGCTAATATTGCAGATCATGCCGTATTAGATCCTAAAGAAATCTCAATAAATGGGCTTATTGTTGGATATGAAATAAATAATGTGTCAGTGGACAGTACTGTGGAATCGAATTTTAATGATTATCCATTGCCCATGCCGCTCAACATATTTAGCGGACAAGCTCAGTGTATGGTCAATCGATTTGCATCCCATTTTGAAAGTGAAGCAAAAATTCAAAATCCAGTTGTGGCTGATTTTCTTCCTGAATATCAGTCCCCACAATTGAATAGTTTATCTTCAGATCGGATTGCGGATGCTTACGAAAAGTTATTGGCGATTCAACGTAGTGGTGAACCTGTTATATTGCAAACAAATGCAAAACTGTACAAAAACATGGTTCTTACTTCTGTAGGGTTGACTCAAAAAAAGGAGACCTATGGTGAATTTGTATTAACATTTCGAGAAATCTTTATTGTCGAAACTAAAATTGCAACTATTATAAATAAACCTGTTGCTAAAAAAAATCTCGGTAAAACACAGCCTCAAAAACCCAAAGAGGAAAAATCAATTTTATACAGGTTTTTTAGATGGTTATTTAGTTAG
- a CDS encoding tail fiber assembly protein — MKHFYNPNTQSFYIDDINNEIPNDSVEITAKQHDELYYAINAGCIIFDDLTYSEPSPDIFHQWDGEKWVLDKNAENDFKFKQNIALRDKLINDANAKITLLQRAIKYNVATDTEKQLLEQLELFTINVSRIDTANVNAVFPEMPE; from the coding sequence ATGAAACATTTTTATAACCCCAACACACAATCATTTTATATAGATGACATTAACAACGAAATACCTAATGACAGTGTGGAAATTACAGCAAAACAGCACGATGAATTGTATTATGCAATTAATGCTGGTTGCATCATATTTGATGATTTAACGTATTCAGAACCGTCCCCCGATATTTTTCACCAGTGGGACGGGGAAAAATGGGTTTTAGATAAAAATGCTGAAAACGATTTTAAATTCAAACAAAATATTGCTCTCAGGGATAAACTGATTAATGATGCAAATGCAAAAATAACATTATTACAACGCGCAATAAAATATAACGTAGCCACAGATACTGAAAAACAATTACTAGAACAACTAGAATTATTTACGATTAATGTTTCTCGTATTGACACGGCAAATGTTAACGCAGTGTTTCCTGAAATGCCCGAGTAA
- a CDS encoding Gp138 family membrane-puncturing spike protein: MTNSLFQAIENQIKRAQSNIYTALPAKVISFDGHTVKCIPMINRVLANGEEISIPTLVDVPAQFPHAGGYCITVPIKEGDEGLVVFSSRCIDGWFVSGQASKPLDNRINDLSDGFFIVGCNSIPNKIPDFYHNGISMQTDDGETYIRLTNGKIYIKGDIDHEGNKQQLGNYNQIGSFSQSNGNTFSSGIITAEDVKTNKGIDLNTHTHIGVKSGNETTGVPNEG; the protein is encoded by the coding sequence ATGACAAATTCACTATTTCAAGCAATTGAGAATCAAATTAAACGGGCACAATCGAATATATATACTGCTTTACCAGCTAAAGTGATTTCTTTCGATGGTCATACGGTTAAATGTATCCCAATGATAAATAGAGTATTAGCAAATGGTGAAGAAATATCCATTCCCACATTGGTAGACGTACCAGCACAATTTCCTCATGCCGGCGGATATTGTATTACCGTACCAATTAAAGAAGGAGATGAAGGACTTGTAGTCTTTTCAAGCCGTTGCATCGATGGCTGGTTTGTCTCGGGCCAAGCTTCAAAACCACTTGATAATAGAATCAATGATTTGAGTGATGGTTTTTTTATTGTCGGATGCAATAGTATTCCAAATAAAATTCCTGATTTTTACCATAATGGCATATCCATGCAAACGGATGATGGTGAAACTTATATAAGGCTTACCAATGGAAAAATCTATATTAAGGGCGATATTGACCACGAGGGTAATAAACAGCAATTAGGCAACTACAATCAAATTGGTAGTTTTAGTCAGTCCAATGGTAATACATTTAGTTCTGGAATTATTACAGCCGAAGATGTCAAGACAAATAAAGGTATTGATTTAAATACACATACGCATATCGGTGTGAAAAGCGGTAACGAAACAACAGGAGTACCAAATGAAGGTTAG